A stretch of Desulfurivibrio alkaliphilus AHT 2 DNA encodes these proteins:
- the infC gene encoding translation initiation factor IF-3 gives MKGRRKEPEKKEVRARTNQQIRCDEVRLIDEDGSQLGIMTPREALMKAEESGLDLVEVSPTAKPPVCRIMDYGKYRYELSKKQQDAKKKQAVVEVKEIKLRPKTEKHDLDFKIKNIKKFLDQNNKVKVTLRFRGREIVYADTLGVEVLNRIAQELTEVATVLQAPKMEGRQMTMLVGPNK, from the coding sequence ATTAAGGGAAGACGCAAAGAGCCGGAAAAAAAGGAAGTAAGGGCCAGGACCAACCAGCAGATCCGCTGTGATGAAGTGCGGCTGATCGATGAAGATGGTAGTCAGCTGGGGATCATGACTCCGCGGGAGGCCCTGATGAAGGCGGAAGAGAGCGGGCTGGATCTGGTGGAGGTTTCACCCACCGCCAAGCCCCCGGTTTGCCGAATCATGGATTACGGCAAATACCGCTACGAGCTGAGCAAAAAACAGCAGGACGCCAAGAAGAAACAGGCGGTGGTCGAGGTCAAGGAAATCAAGCTGCGCCCCAAGACCGAAAAACACGACCTGGACTTTAAAATTAAAAATATTAAAAAATTTCTCGACCAGAACAACAAGGTCAAGGTGACTCTGCGTTTTCGGGGGCGGGAGATCGTTTATGCCGACACCCTGGGGGTCGAGGTTCTTAATCGGATCGCCCAGGAGTTGACGGAAGTGGCCACCGTGCTGCAGGCGCCTAAAATGGAAGGGCGGCAGATGACCATGCTGGTCGGCCCCAATAAATAA
- the recR gene encoding recombination mediator RecR yields the protein MNVIPPALARLIADFGRLPGVGRKTASRLAMHLLRRPAVEAQALAKSLTELHQLITMCSTCCAFSEADPCEICCNPDREQGLVCVVEEPADLVAIEKTASFKGKYHILHGVLSPADGIGPGELKIDRLLERIRRDQVNEVLIATSSTVPGEATAAYLIRHLQENSKVRITRLACGIPMGMDIKYADELTLSRAIASRQQQ from the coding sequence ATGAATGTTATCCCTCCCGCCCTGGCCAGGTTGATCGCCGATTTTGGCCGCCTGCCCGGAGTCGGCCGCAAGACCGCCAGCCGTCTGGCCATGCATTTGTTGCGCCGACCGGCGGTGGAGGCCCAAGCCCTGGCCAAGAGTCTTACCGAACTCCACCAGTTGATCACCATGTGCTCAACCTGCTGCGCCTTTTCTGAAGCTGATCCCTGCGAGATCTGCTGCAATCCCGACCGTGAGCAGGGCCTGGTCTGCGTGGTGGAGGAACCCGCCGATCTGGTGGCCATTGAAAAAACCGCTTCCTTCAAGGGCAAGTATCACATCCTCCATGGGGTGCTCTCGCCGGCGGATGGTATCGGACCGGGTGAGTTGAAAATCGACCGGTTGCTGGAAAGAATTCGGCGGGACCAGGTCAACGAGGTTTTGATCGCCACCAGCTCCACGGTGCCGGGAGAGGCCACCGCCGCCTATCTGATTCGCCATTTGCAGGAAAACAGCAAGGTAAGGATTACCCGCCTGGCCTGCGGCATCCCCATGGGGATGGACATCAAGTATGCCGATGAGCTAACCCTGTCCCGGGCCATCGCCTCCCGCCAGCAGCAGTAA
- the thrS gene encoding threonine--tRNA ligase, with the protein MTEITLTNAEQSRNFPAGTTAAQALKEMFSNKVRKRALALQVGDRLVDLAAPLNSGGEVAVITPESPEALEILRHSAAHVMAEAVLELYGDEVQVTIGPATADGFYYDFDRQQPFTPADLEKIEALMAEIATADRPFERREVSRAEALEFFRQQGQNYKLELLDEIEDDQVSLYSQGNFVDLCRGPHLPSTGWLKAFKLTRLAGAYWRGDENNRMLQRIYGTAFFDKKELRAYLERLEEAKKRDHRKLGKELELFTIQDQIGPGLILWQPKGALLRRLIEDYWRDEHYRHGYELLSTPHIARRELWQTSGHLDFYGENMYSPMEVEEVQYQLKPMNCPFHIAIYKTRKRSYREFPLRWCELGTVYRFEKTGALHGLMRVRGFTQDDAHIFCRPDHLEEEIFRILDLNLHILQAFGFADYDIYLSTRPEKYVGSDENWDRSTAALQAALEKKGLSYSLDPGEGVFYGPKIDIKIKDVLGRAWQCSTIQVDFNLPERFELGYTGEDGREHRPIMIHRALMGSLERFFGVLIEHYAGAFPLWLAPVQARICNITDAQLDYGEEVYAALRRAGVRVEKDLRNEKLNYKIREAQLQKIPYMLIVGDKEAAEGTVTVRQRDGKNLPPMPVSEFAALVAAEVTVNQESDPVGQ; encoded by the coding sequence ATGACCGAAATTACCCTGACCAACGCCGAACAGAGCCGGAATTTTCCCGCCGGCACCACTGCCGCCCAGGCACTCAAGGAGATGTTTTCCAACAAGGTGCGCAAGCGGGCTCTGGCCTTGCAGGTTGGCGACCGGCTGGTAGACCTTGCCGCTCCCCTGAACAGCGGCGGTGAGGTGGCGGTCATTACCCCGGAGAGCCCCGAGGCCCTGGAGATTCTTCGCCACAGCGCGGCCCACGTGATGGCCGAGGCGGTGCTGGAGTTGTACGGCGATGAGGTTCAGGTCACCATCGGGCCGGCCACCGCCGATGGTTTTTACTACGATTTCGATCGCCAGCAGCCCTTTACCCCGGCGGATTTGGAAAAAATCGAAGCGTTGATGGCCGAGATCGCCACGGCCGACCGCCCCTTTGAGCGCCGGGAGGTGAGCCGGGCCGAGGCCCTGGAGTTTTTCCGGCAGCAGGGGCAGAACTATAAGCTGGAGCTGCTTGACGAGATTGAAGATGATCAGGTAAGTCTTTACAGTCAGGGCAATTTTGTCGATCTGTGCCGGGGCCCGCACCTGCCGTCCACCGGCTGGCTCAAGGCTTTCAAGCTGACCCGCCTGGCCGGCGCTTACTGGCGTGGAGACGAAAACAACCGAATGCTGCAGCGCATTTATGGTACGGCCTTTTTCGACAAAAAGGAGCTGCGCGCCTACCTGGAGCGCCTGGAAGAAGCCAAGAAGCGGGACCATCGCAAGCTGGGCAAGGAGCTTGAGTTATTCACCATTCAGGACCAGATCGGCCCGGGCCTGATTTTGTGGCAGCCCAAAGGGGCCCTGCTGCGGCGGCTGATTGAGGATTACTGGCGCGACGAGCATTACCGGCACGGTTACGAGCTGCTGTCCACCCCTCACATTGCCCGGCGTGAGCTGTGGCAGACCAGTGGCCACCTGGACTTTTACGGCGAGAACATGTACTCCCCCATGGAAGTCGAGGAGGTGCAGTACCAGCTCAAGCCCATGAACTGTCCTTTTCATATCGCCATCTATAAAACCCGCAAGCGCAGCTACCGGGAGTTTCCCCTGCGCTGGTGCGAACTGGGGACCGTTTATCGCTTTGAAAAGACCGGCGCTTTGCACGGTCTGATGCGGGTGCGGGGCTTTACCCAGGATGACGCCCATATCTTCTGCCGCCCCGATCACCTGGAGGAAGAGATTTTCCGCATTCTTGATCTCAACCTCCATATTTTGCAGGCGTTTGGTTTTGCCGATTACGATATCTATCTCTCCACCCGGCCGGAAAAGTATGTCGGCAGCGATGAAAACTGGGACCGCTCCACTGCCGCCCTGCAGGCCGCGCTGGAGAAAAAAGGGCTGAGCTACAGCCTGGATCCCGGCGAAGGGGTTTTTTACGGGCCCAAGATCGACATCAAGATCAAAGATGTGCTGGGTCGGGCCTGGCAGTGTTCCACCATTCAGGTGGATTTCAACCTGCCGGAGCGTTTTGAGTTGGGTTATACCGGTGAAGATGGCCGTGAGCACCGGCCCATCATGATTCATCGGGCCCTGATGGGATCGCTGGAGCGCTTTTTCGGGGTCCTGATCGAGCACTACGCCGGCGCCTTCCCGCTCTGGCTGGCGCCGGTGCAGGCCCGTATCTGCAACATCACCGACGCCCAGCTTGACTACGGGGAAGAGGTCTACGCCGCCTTGCGCCGGGCCGGGGTGCGGGTGGAAAAGGATCTGCGCAACGAAAAACTCAATTACAAGATCCGCGAGGCCCAGCTGCAGAAAATCCCCTACATGCTGATCGTCGGCGACAAGGAAGCCGCCGAGGGCACGGTGACGGTGCGGCAGCGGGACGGTAAAAATCTGCCGCCCATGCCGGTGAGCGAGTTTGCCGCCCTGGTGGCGGCGGAAGTAACCGTTAACCAGGAGAGTGATCCTGTGGGTCAATGA
- the rplT gene encoding 50S ribosomal protein L20, whose amino-acid sequence MPRAARGFKARRRRKKVLKQASGYVGGRHRLYRSATEAVDRALNYAYRDRRQKKRDFRSLWIVRIGAAAHEHGTTYSRLMGGLKKAGVDLDRKVLANLAIMDPAGFAAVVQTSQSN is encoded by the coding sequence ATGCCCAGAGCAGCCCGTGGATTCAAGGCGCGCCGCCGCCGGAAAAAAGTACTCAAGCAGGCCAGCGGTTATGTCGGTGGCCGGCATCGTCTTTATCGCAGCGCCACCGAAGCGGTGGATCGCGCCCTTAACTACGCCTATCGTGATCGGCGGCAGAAAAAACGTGACTTCCGCAGCCTTTGGATCGTCCGCATCGGCGCGGCGGCCCATGAGCACGGCACCACCTACAGCCGGTTGATGGGCGGCCTGAAAAAGGCCGGCGTCGACCTGGATCGCAAAGTACTGGCCAACCTGGCCATCATGGACCCGGCCGGTTTCGCGGCCGTGGTGCAAACCTCGCAGAGCAATTAA
- a CDS encoding YbaB/EbfC family nucleoid-associated protein: MDMQQLMQQAQQFQQKMAGLQAELAERTVTSSVGGGMVQATVNGRHQLVELKIEPEVINPEDPDMLRDLVMAAVNDAMARAQEMIQKEMGKLTGGMNIPGLF, translated from the coding sequence ATGGACATGCAGCAGCTTATGCAGCAGGCCCAGCAGTTTCAGCAAAAAATGGCCGGTCTCCAGGCTGAGTTGGCCGAACGCACGGTGACTTCCAGTGTCGGCGGCGGCATGGTGCAGGCCACGGTCAATGGCCGCCACCAACTGGTTGAGTTGAAGATTGAGCCGGAGGTGATCAACCCGGAAGATCCCGACATGCTCAGGGATCTGGTGATGGCGGCGGTCAACGATGCAATGGCCCGGGCCCAGGAGATGATCCAGAAGGAAATGGGTAAGTTGACCGGCGGCATGAATATCCCCGGCCTTTTTTAA
- the rpmI gene encoding 50S ribosomal protein L35 produces MPKMKTNRGAAKRFKCTGTGKVARRKAFANHILTKKTTKRKRGLRQGAIVDATNAAGIKRILPYL; encoded by the coding sequence ATGCCTAAGATGAAAACCAACCGGGGAGCGGCCAAGCGCTTCAAATGCACCGGCACCGGTAAGGTGGCTCGGCGCAAGGCCTTTGCCAACCATATTCTCACCAAGAAAACCACCAAGAGGAAGCGCGGTCTGCGCCAGGGTGCCATCGTCGATGCCACCAACGCGGCCGGTATTAAGCGTATACTTCCGTATCTTTAA
- a CDS encoding flagellin has protein sequence MSLKINTDINSMFALGSLQKIQQGQAASLAKIGSGRRIVGAADDAAGLQIANLLKSQALGAGQSLRNAADSIAMTQIADGALGQGSEILMSILEKALQAASAAQSPESRQAIQADINRLLGVYNEIAGTTTFAGQRVLGEEVRITMPPAEPPDGAPPEGVPAEGAEDRPEGLIPGGIDVTTREGAEAAVGAIDSALVRLSTMRGEFGARQNQLVSEMAGLSSAAVNIWSAHSQVADVDLAEETMNLARINMLRQSGLFALTQGMNLNQTQITELLQGKP, from the coding sequence ATGAGCCTGAAGATTAATACCGATATCAACAGCATGTTTGCCCTGGGCTCTTTGCAGAAGATCCAGCAGGGGCAGGCGGCGTCGTTGGCCAAGATCGGCTCGGGCCGGCGTATTGTCGGGGCCGCCGATGATGCCGCCGGTTTGCAGATTGCCAACCTGCTGAAAAGTCAGGCCCTGGGCGCCGGCCAGAGCTTGCGCAACGCGGCCGATTCCATTGCCATGACCCAGATCGCCGATGGCGCGTTGGGGCAGGGCAGTGAGATTCTGATGAGCATCCTGGAAAAGGCCTTGCAGGCGGCCAGTGCCGCGCAGTCGCCCGAGTCCCGCCAGGCCATCCAGGCGGACATCAACCGCCTGCTCGGGGTTTACAATGAGATCGCCGGCACCACCACCTTCGCCGGCCAGCGGGTGCTGGGGGAAGAGGTGCGGATTACGATGCCGCCCGCCGAGCCGCCGGATGGGGCTCCGCCAGAAGGGGTTCCGGCGGAAGGGGCTGAAGACCGCCCCGAAGGGCTGATCCCCGGCGGGATTGACGTCACCACCCGGGAAGGGGCCGAGGCGGCGGTGGGGGCCATTGACAGCGCCCTTGTCAGGCTCAGTACCATGCGGGGCGAGTTCGGCGCCCGGCAGAATCAACTGGTTTCGGAGATGGCCGGACTCTCCAGCGCCGCCGTTAATATCTGGTCGGCCCACTCCCAGGTGGCCGACGTCGACCTGGCCGAGGAAACCATGAATCTGGCCCGGATCAACATGCTGCGCCAAAGCGGTTTATTTGCCTTAACTCAAGGCATGAACCTGAACCAGACCCAGATCACGGAGCTGCTTCAAGGTAAGCCTTAA
- the dnaX gene encoding DNA polymerase III subunit gamma/tau has translation MSYLVLARKWRPRTFAEVVGQRPVVRTLQNALRRERVAHAMLFSGVRGVGKTTLARIMAKALNCLAAEAEQRPCNQCASCLAFNAGQAVDLHEIDGASNRGIQEIRELKENIRFMPVAGKYKIVIIDEVHMLTTEAFNALLKTLEEPPAHVYFMFATTELHKIPVTILSRCQRHELTRVPFAELQDFFRRVAAAEEVEIPDSALEMIVREADGSVRDGLSLLDQVFSFGGRQVADEDVRQMLGLVDRRTFEQLARALLAPDLARCLELFDQCYRAGLDLKRFAGDLLNYFRNLVVCRNTGRAAGLLDLADQELAALEEIAAAHSPETLLYCFNLLLKGVEEMQYASRPKLVLEMTFVRAAQAGGIVPTSEVLGRLEQLLAGLPGDPAPAAGAAVAAAAAGQPRRGEASAAGGERERHFAAEPGVTPGLAEPEPELSRPAPAPSAAPGQQESKPLVGGRERVEKNDEHPANHLAPDAAPGAAHVAADSAAGNVPEPVPSLNRDTPKAAPPPAKEKPEPPVMAADATKADTAAGSAAAKVGADRAEPVAERSSGSGRDLRPDWDGFIAYVRRRKVWMAPVLDMASGAREENGQLLIRYDDLADCKLLEEPENNRLLTEFAQDYFQRELTVRLRIRGGSTVELGGGEMPREERRALANDPLVRTVVEIFNGDVAGVRTGRN, from the coding sequence ATGTCTTATCTTGTGCTGGCCAGAAAGTGGCGCCCCCGGACTTTTGCCGAGGTGGTGGGGCAGCGCCCGGTGGTGCGGACCCTGCAAAATGCCTTGCGGCGGGAGCGGGTGGCTCATGCCATGCTCTTTTCCGGGGTTCGTGGGGTGGGCAAGACCACCCTGGCCCGGATCATGGCCAAAGCCCTCAATTGCCTGGCCGCCGAGGCCGAGCAGCGGCCCTGTAACCAGTGTGCTTCCTGCCTGGCCTTTAATGCCGGTCAGGCCGTTGATCTTCACGAAATCGACGGGGCCAGCAACCGCGGCATCCAGGAGATTCGCGAGCTCAAGGAAAACATCCGCTTCATGCCGGTTGCCGGCAAGTACAAGATCGTCATCATCGATGAAGTGCACATGCTCACCACCGAGGCCTTCAACGCCCTGCTGAAGACCCTGGAGGAGCCGCCGGCCCATGTCTATTTCATGTTCGCCACCACCGAGCTGCACAAGATCCCCGTTACCATCCTTTCCCGCTGCCAGCGCCATGAATTGACCCGGGTGCCCTTTGCCGAACTGCAGGATTTTTTCCGGCGGGTGGCGGCGGCCGAGGAGGTGGAAATCCCCGATTCCGCCCTGGAGATGATCGTCCGCGAGGCCGATGGCAGTGTGCGGGACGGCCTGAGCCTGCTGGATCAGGTTTTTTCTTTCGGCGGCCGGCAGGTGGCCGATGAGGATGTGCGCCAGATGCTGGGCCTGGTTGACCGCCGGACCTTCGAGCAACTGGCCCGGGCCCTGCTGGCCCCCGATCTGGCCCGCTGCTTGGAACTCTTTGACCAGTGTTACCGGGCCGGCCTGGATCTCAAGCGTTTTGCCGGCGATCTGCTCAACTACTTCCGCAATCTGGTGGTCTGCCGTAATACCGGCCGGGCCGCCGGCCTGCTGGACCTGGCCGATCAGGAACTGGCCGCCCTGGAAGAAATCGCCGCCGCCCACAGCCCGGAAACCCTGCTCTACTGTTTCAATCTGCTGCTCAAGGGGGTCGAGGAGATGCAGTATGCCTCCCGGCCCAAGCTGGTGCTGGAGATGACCTTTGTTCGCGCCGCCCAGGCTGGCGGCATTGTGCCCACCAGCGAAGTGCTGGGACGGTTGGAGCAGTTGCTGGCGGGTCTGCCCGGCGACCCGGCTCCGGCCGCTGGCGCCGCTGTTGCCGCAGCGGCCGCCGGCCAGCCGAGGAGAGGGGAAGCTTCGGCGGCGGGGGGGGAGCGGGAACGGCATTTTGCTGCGGAACCGGGGGTGACCCCTGGTCTGGCCGAGCCGGAACCGGAGTTGTCCCGCCCAGCCCCAGCCCCGTCCGCAGCGCCTGGGCAACAAGAGAGCAAGCCGTTGGTCGGCGGCCGTGAGCGAGTGGAGAAAAACGATGAACATCCTGCAAATCATCTTGCGCCTGATGCTGCGCCTGGCGCTGCGCACGTTGCTGCGGACTCTGCTGCGGGGAACGTCCCGGAGCCGGTTCCGTCTTTAAATCGGGACACCCCGAAAGCCGCCCCGCCACCGGCCAAGGAAAAGCCGGAGCCGCCCGTTATGGCGGCTGATGCGACGAAGGCGGATACGGCAGCTGGTTCGGCGGCGGCAAAGGTGGGCGCCGACCGGGCAGAGCCGGTCGCCGAACGGTCGTCCGGCTCCGGTCGGGATCTGCGGCCGGACTGGGACGGCTTTATCGCCTACGTGCGCCGGCGCAAGGTCTGGATGGCCCCGGTGCTGGACATGGCTTCCGGGGCCCGGGAGGAAAACGGCCAACTGCTGATCCGCTACGATGACCTGGCCGATTGCAAGCTCCTGGAGGAACCGGAGAACAACCGTTTGCTCACTGAATTCGCCCAGGATTATTTTCAGCGTGAGTTAACGGTACGTTTGCGAATCCGGGGGGGCAGCACGGTGGAGCTTGGCGGTGGCGAGATGCCCCGGGAAGAACGCCGGGCGCTGGCCAACGATCCCCTGGTGCGGACGGTGGTGGAGATTTTTAACGGAGATGTGGCTGGGGTGAGAACCGGCCGTAATTAA
- the pheS gene encoding phenylalanine--tRNA ligase subunit alpha, which yields MEEELQRLRNEAEARLAQITDPEELEPFRVEYLGRKGRFTGLMRSLGQAPAEDRPRLGKLANESRAALEDAFSARREALAAAAPAAGQRPDLTLPGRRFPAGRMHPVSQVMAEICAIFAGMGFAVAEGPDVETDFYNFEALNIPPHHPARAMHDTFYVDAGRLLRTHTSPMQIRAMEQARPPLRMIAPGKVYRCDSDITHTPMFHQVEGFLVDDKVSFADLKGVLSEFIARVFDPQTAIRFRPSFFPFTEPSAEVDIGCVICGGKGCRVCKQTGWLEILGAGMIDPAVFAKVGYDPEEYSGFAFGLGVERIAMLRYGINDIRLFYENDLRFLRQF from the coding sequence ATGGAAGAAGAACTCCAGCGGCTGCGAAACGAGGCCGAAGCGCGCTTGGCGCAGATTACCGACCCGGAAGAGCTTGAGCCCTTCCGGGTCGAATATCTTGGCCGCAAGGGCCGTTTTACCGGCCTGATGCGCAGTTTGGGGCAGGCGCCCGCCGAAGACCGCCCCCGGCTGGGCAAGCTGGCCAACGAGAGCCGGGCGGCGCTCGAGGATGCCTTCAGCGCCCGCCGGGAGGCACTGGCTGCCGCCGCGCCCGCGGCCGGGCAGCGGCCCGACCTGACCCTGCCGGGGCGTCGCTTCCCCGCCGGGCGGATGCATCCGGTCAGCCAGGTGATGGCCGAGATTTGTGCCATCTTCGCCGGCATGGGTTTTGCCGTGGCCGAAGGTCCGGATGTGGAGACCGATTTCTACAACTTCGAGGCCCTCAATATTCCCCCTCACCATCCGGCCCGGGCCATGCACGACACCTTTTATGTCGATGCCGGTCGGCTGTTGCGCACCCACACCTCGCCGATGCAGATCCGGGCCATGGAACAGGCCCGGCCCCCGCTGCGGATGATCGCCCCGGGCAAGGTTTACCGCTGCGATTCCGATATCACCCATACCCCCATGTTTCATCAGGTGGAGGGCTTCCTGGTGGACGACAAGGTCTCTTTTGCCGACCTTAAAGGGGTACTCTCGGAGTTCATCGCCCGGGTATTTGATCCGCAAACCGCCATCCGTTTTCGCCCCAGCTTTTTCCCCTTTACCGAACCCAGCGCCGAGGTGGATATCGGTTGTGTAATCTGCGGCGGCAAGGGATGCCGGGTCTGCAAGCAGACCGGTTGGCTGGAGATTTTGGGCGCCGGCATGATTGATCCGGCGGTTTTTGCCAAGGTGGGGTACGATCCGGAAGAGTACAGCGGCTTTGCCTTCGGGCTGGGGGTGGAGCGGATTGCCATGCTCCGTTACGGCATCAACGATATTCGCCTGTTCTACGAAAACGACCTGCGCTTCTTGCGCCAGTTCTGA
- the pheT gene encoding phenylalanine--tRNA ligase subunit beta, whose translation MKFTYNWLREYVAVDLGPEEIAARLTLLGLEVDAVEPLHAELAPVKVARVAAVHPHPNADRLTLCDVEEGETELRRVVCGAPNVRAGMFSALVTPGMVLPGGLKIKASKIRGERSEGMLCSEEELGLAAEGDGSRGIMDLDPELFPGLKPGIPFREALGLADTLIEVDLTPNRPDCTGVIGIAREVAGFTGLPLKRPVDQAPGLPTPEQAGDDVPFTVSVEAADCHRYAARLLRNVRIAPSPPWMRQRLQAVGLRPINNVVDVTNLVMLEYGQPMHAFDFDRLSGGQIRVRRAAEQEKITTLDGVERELTPAMLVIADADRAVAVAGVMGGASSEVGPESVNILLESACFEAKSVRATAAALKLNTDSSYRFERGVDPQLAPLAMERAVRLIQELAGAQVMPGGIDYRAGVQPPPELTLRLPRVNDLLGTTLDLDSVEKVLAGIEIRGERVDASTLRIIPPSFRVDLEREVDLIEEVARLIGYDQIPAAMPKVAMELPPADPAAERRRRLRALMLAAGCCEAINYSFVNPAHADTLRLDPEDQRRRALPLLNPLSEELGVMRTSLLPGLLENARHNINHQSPDLRLFELGKVFYVDAGQELPREEEQLAAVFSGRRYPQAPLLWNGEEPVDIHDVKGVLEELLAGLSLSGLQLVPAAAVPPYAVAGFQLSLNREATGEPLGEAGKIQPAVLKAFGIKQEVFYLDLNLTGLSHCRPAAVGFKPLPRFPAVKWDLALLVPEEVEAGEMLAAIRQTGGKLLEQVEIFDVYRGKHIEPGRKSVAFAIQYRDAEQTLNDKKVGVVHGKIIKMLEQRFHGQLREA comes from the coding sequence ATGAAATTCACTTACAACTGGTTGCGGGAATATGTGGCCGTCGACCTCGGTCCCGAGGAGATCGCCGCCCGTCTTACCCTGCTCGGCCTGGAGGTTGATGCGGTGGAGCCGCTGCATGCCGAGTTGGCGCCGGTTAAGGTGGCTCGAGTGGCGGCGGTGCATCCCCATCCCAATGCCGACCGGCTGACCCTTTGCGATGTCGAAGAGGGAGAGACCGAGCTGCGGCGGGTGGTTTGCGGTGCCCCCAACGTTCGGGCCGGGATGTTTTCGGCCCTGGTCACCCCGGGGATGGTACTGCCCGGCGGGCTGAAGATAAAGGCCAGCAAGATCCGCGGCGAACGCTCGGAAGGGATGCTCTGCTCCGAAGAGGAACTGGGGCTGGCGGCCGAAGGAGATGGCAGCCGCGGCATTATGGACCTTGACCCGGAACTTTTTCCCGGCCTTAAGCCGGGCATACCGTTTCGTGAGGCCCTGGGGCTGGCCGATACTCTGATCGAAGTGGACCTTACCCCCAACCGCCCCGATTGCACCGGGGTGATCGGGATTGCCCGCGAGGTGGCCGGTTTTACCGGCCTGCCGCTGAAGCGGCCGGTTGACCAGGCCCCCGGGCTGCCCACCCCGGAGCAGGCCGGCGACGATGTGCCCTTTACGGTGTCGGTGGAGGCGGCAGATTGCCACCGTTACGCCGCCCGACTGCTGCGCAACGTGCGGATTGCGCCTTCGCCCCCCTGGATGCGGCAGCGCCTGCAGGCGGTGGGGCTGCGCCCCATCAACAACGTGGTGGATGTTACCAACCTGGTGATGCTGGAGTACGGCCAGCCCATGCACGCCTTTGACTTCGACCGCTTAAGCGGCGGCCAAATTCGGGTGCGCCGGGCGGCCGAGCAGGAAAAGATCACCACCCTCGACGGTGTTGAGCGTGAGTTAACCCCCGCCATGCTGGTGATTGCCGATGCCGACCGGGCGGTGGCGGTGGCCGGGGTGATGGGGGGCGCCAGTTCCGAGGTGGGGCCGGAGTCGGTTAACATCCTGCTGGAAAGCGCCTGTTTTGAAGCCAAAAGTGTTCGCGCCACCGCCGCCGCCCTGAAGCTTAACACCGATTCCTCCTATCGCTTTGAGCGCGGGGTTGATCCTCAACTGGCCCCCCTGGCCATGGAGCGGGCGGTGCGCTTGATTCAGGAACTGGCCGGGGCGCAGGTAATGCCCGGGGGCATCGATTATCGGGCCGGGGTGCAGCCGCCGCCGGAATTAACCCTGCGCTTGCCGCGGGTTAACGATCTGCTGGGCACCACCCTGGACCTGGATAGTGTGGAAAAGGTCCTGGCGGGGATTGAAATCCGCGGTGAGCGGGTCGATGCAAGCACCCTGCGGATCATTCCCCCCTCCTTCCGGGTGGACCTGGAACGGGAGGTGGATCTGATCGAAGAGGTGGCCCGCCTGATTGGTTACGATCAGATCCCCGCCGCCATGCCGAAAGTGGCCATGGAGCTGCCGCCGGCGGACCCGGCCGCCGAGCGCCGCCGGCGTTTGCGGGCGCTGATGCTGGCCGCCGGCTGCTGCGAGGCGATCAACTACAGCTTTGTCAACCCGGCCCATGCCGACACCTTGCGGCTGGACCCGGAAGATCAGCGGCGCCGGGCGCTACCCTTGCTCAACCCCTTGAGTGAAGAACTGGGGGTGATGCGCACTTCGCTGCTGCCCGGGTTGCTGGAAAACGCCCGCCATAATATCAACCACCAGAGTCCGGACTTGCGCCTCTTTGAGTTGGGTAAGGTCTTTTATGTTGACGCAGGGCAGGAGTTGCCCCGGGAAGAAGAACAGCTGGCGGCGGTGTTCAGCGGTCGTCGTTATCCGCAGGCACCGCTGCTGTGGAACGGCGAAGAGCCGGTGGATATCCATGATGTGAAAGGGGTGCTGGAGGAGTTGCTGGCCGGCCTTAGCCTGTCTGGCCTGCAACTGGTGCCGGCTGCTGCCGTGCCGCCTTACGCGGTTGCCGGCTTTCAGTTGAGCCTGAACCGGGAAGCGACGGGAGAGCCGCTGGGCGAGGCGGGAAAAATTCAGCCGGCGGTCTTAAAAGCATTTGGCATCAAGCAGGAAGTCTTTTATCTTGACCTGAACCTGACCGGCCTGAGCCATTGCCGCCCGGCGGCGGTGGGTTTTAAACCCCTGCCCAGGTTTCCCGCCGTCAAGTGGGATCTGGCCCTGCTGGTGCCGGAAGAGGTGGAGGCCGGCGAGATGCTGGCGGCCATCCGGCAGACCGGCGGCAAGTTGCTGGAACAGGTGGAGATTTTTGACGTTTATCGTGGTAAGCACATCGAACCGGGGCGTAAAAGCGTGGCATTTGCCATTCAATATCGCGACGCTGAGCAGACCCTGAATGATAAAAAAGTGGGAGTGGTTCACGGCAAGATCATCAAGATGCTGGAACAGCGTTTCCACGGTCAACTAAGAGAGGCCTGA